AAATCTATTTTCAAAGATTGTTTCTTTTATTACACTTGTTCCATTTGCTATAGTCATCATTGCCATAAACTGTGCCTGCATATCAGTGGGAAATCCAGGATAGGGCATTGTTTTTATATCAACAGCTTCAGGTCTTTTTGGTCCGATTACTCTTAATCCTTCTTTTGTTTGTTTAAAACTCACTCCTGCATCCTTCATCTTTACCATTATAGCATCAATGTGGTCAATTCTGCAGCCTTTCAGTGTTATATCTCCTCCAGAGGCACCTGCAATTGCTATGAATGTGCCTGTCTCTATTCTGTCAGGAATAATTTCATAATCTTGAAAGGGAATTAATTCATCTACTCCTTCTATTGTTATTATACTCGTGCCTGCCCCCTCTATTTTTGCTCCCATAAGTTTTAAGTAATTAGCAAGGTCAACAATTTCTGGCTCTTTGGCAGCATTTTCAAGAACTGTAGTTCCTTTTGCCAGTGTGGCAGCCATCATAAGATTTTCTGTTCCGGTTACTGTGGGAATATCAAAATATATTTTTGTGCCTTTCAATCTTGTAGCTTTTGCAATTATATATCCTTCTTCAAGAGATATTTTGGCACCCATTTTTTCAAGTCCCATGATATGAAGATTTACAGGCCTTGCTCCAATTGCACATCCACCAGGCAAAGATACTTTTGCTCTTCCAAATCTTGCCACAAGTGGACCAAGCACTAAAATTGAGGCACGCATTGTTTTAACAAGGTCATAGGATGCTTCAAATCTGTTTATTTTTGTAGTATCAATTCTACAAACTTCATTAAATTCAACTATACCACCCATTCTTTTAATAAGCTCAGTCATTGTAAATACATCCCTTAGTTTAGGAATTTTTTTAAGAGTATGAACTCCTTGAGCAAGTAGAGTTGATGCCATGATTGGAAGAGCAGCGTTTTTTGCTCCGCTTATTGTAACCGAACCTTTTAAAGAAGTTCCACCAAAAATAAGTAGCTTATCCATGTTAAATATATTAAACTAAAATAAGGAGATAAAGAAATATGTTAACAATAGATGATTTAATTAAAAAGGTTTTGAAATATAGGCCCAATGCTAATGTTGAGCTTATAAGAAAAGCTTATATTTTTTCAAGAGAAGCTCATTGTGCTCAAAAAAGAAAAGAAGGCATCCCTTACATATATCATCCATTGGCTGTTGCAGATATACTTGCCGATATGAGACTTGACTCTACTACAATTGCAGCTGGACTTCTTCACGATACTGTTGAAGATGCTGAAATGACCATTGATGATATAAGTGAAATGTTTAATCCTGATGTTGCCTTTTTAGTTGATGCTGTTACAAAGTTGAGCAAACTTCAATTTTCCACCTTAGAGGAAGCTCAGGCAGAAAATTTTAGAAAGATGTTTCTTGCAATGTCGAAGGATATAAGAGTAATTTTAATAAAGTTTGCTGACAGACTTCATAATATGCGCACAATTGAGTTTCTTCCTTTAGAAAAACAAAAAAGGATAGCAAAAGAAACTCTTGAAATATATGCTCCTCTTGCAAATAGACTTGGAATTGGATGGATGCGTTCAGAGTTTGAAGACCTTTCATTTAAAGTTCTTTACCCGGACGAATATAATGACCTTGTTCAAAAAGTAGCAAAAAGAAAAGAAGATCAGCAGGCATACATTGACAGTGTCATAAAAATACTTTCTGAAAAAATCAAAGAAATGAATATTCCCTTTAAGATATTCGGAAGAGTGAAGCACTACTATGGAATATATCAAAAAATGGTCAAACAGAAAATATCTTTTGAGCAGGTCTATGATGTTATAGGAATAAGAATTATTACTGATACGGTGCCACATTGTTATGATATCTTAGGAATTATTCATTCTCTGTGGACACTTATACCTGGAAGATTTAAAGATTTTATAAGTCTTCCAAAATCTAATTATTATCAATCACTTCATACAACTGTTATAGGTCCTGGAGGAGAAAGAGTTGAGTTTCAGATAAGAACAGAGGAAATGGATATAATTGCAGAAGAAGGTATTGCTGCTCACTGGAGATATAAAGAAAGAAAAGATTTGACAGAAAGAGAAGCAAAACTTGTATCTTGGCTTAGAGATTTAATTAAAGAAATATCTGATCCAAAGGAACTTTTAGATGCAGTAAAAGCTGAAGTTGTACCTGATACTATCTATGTTTTTACTCCAAAGGGAGATGTTAAGGAACTTCCAGTCGGCTCAACACCAGTAGATTTTGCCTATGCAATACATTCTGAAGTCGGTGCAAAATGTGCAGGAGCAAAAGTTAACGGTAGAATAGTTCCACTTAATTATCAACTTCAAAGTGGTGATGTTGTGGAAATCATAACAAGTCCTCATCAGAAGCCAAGAAAAGATTGGTTACAATTTGTTGTTACTCAGAGAGCAAGAAACAGAATAAAACATTTCCTCAGACAGGAAGAAAGACAACAGGGAATTGATATAGGCAAACAACTGCTAGAGGCAGAATTACGAAAAAGTGGAATTCAGCCATCAATTCTTAAAAATGAAAAAATTGAAGAAGTTTTACAGGCTTTTTCTGTTCAGAGTCTTGAAGATTTGTATCTTCTCATTGGACATGGAAAAATCTCAGTTCATCAGGTTGTAAATAGACTTTCTCCTGAAATCTCTCAAGAAGAGTTTGTTCTTCCAAGAAAAAAAACTCATAGGAAGGATCAAAGACAGTTTATTTCTCTTAGAGGAGTTGATGAAGTTCTCTATCACATAGCAAAATGCTGTATGCCTGTCCCCGGAGACGAGATAATAGGTTTTATTACAAGAGGCAAGGGTATCTCAGTGCATAGAAAAGATTGCGTGAATGTAAAACATATGGAGCCTGATAGACTAATAGAGGTATTTTGGACAGCTGATGACACTTCTAAAGTTCAAACAAAAATAAGTATAGAATGTATTGATAAACCTGGTATCCTTGCTACTCTTACAGGACTTTTGTCAGCCAATCAGGTCAATATAACTCAAGTAAAGGCTAACTCTACTTCTGATAAAAGAGCTCTGATTGATTTTACAATTGAAGTAAAAGACAGAGTTCATCTCTCCGATATTATCAATAAAATATATCAAATAAGTGAAGTTCTATCTGTCAAAAGATAGCTCTATAGCACCTTTTCTTATTACCTTAGGAGGTTTAACTGTTACATCTACTATTGTTGAGGGGATTCCCGGCAGTTTTCCTCCATCAATTATTAGATCAACTGGAGTTTCCTTAAAATACTCAACTACAGTATCAATACAATCTGCTGGTGGCAACCCTGATAGATTTGCCGATGTTGCTGTGATGGGGAAAGAGGATTCCTTAATTAATCTTAAGGCAAAAGAATCACCTGGCATTCTGACTGCTACTTTTCCATCTTTTGTTATTTCTTCCGGTAAATTTTTTTTTGCTGGTAAAAGCAGAGTCAAAGGACCGGGCCAAAACTTTTCAATTAGGTCTTGTGCCTCTTTAGGTATAGATTCGACGACTAAATTAAGATTTTTTAAGTTTACAATTAGTGGAAAACTTTTCTCTTTTGGTCTTTTTTTGATTTCAAAGATTTTTTTAAGAGCTATCTGGCTGTCAAATCTTGCTCCAATTCCATAAAGAGTCTCGGTAGGATAGATTATTATTCCATCATTTTCAAGAATTTCCAGAACTTTTTTAATATTTACTTTTGTAGCATCTGCAAGTTTCATTTAATTTTTCAAGTAATACTTTAAGTTTTTTTAGTTCTTCCTTTGTAATTTCTCTATCTCGAAAATATATTTTTTCATATTCTTTTACAAATTTTTCTGCCTGTAATCTTATTTCTGGATTATCTATTGTAGCTATAAACTCTTCCAGCCCTTGATATCTTTTCCTTTCAAAACCATATTTTTTCATAATATCAAAAAATTTGTAAAGCAAACTTCTTTTTCTTTTGAAATGATGGTATATTCTGAAAAATCCAAAAAGAATAAGGGCAATTAATGGAATTAAAAAAATCAATGGGAAAATTTTGATCTGCGGAACTTTTATGGATTTTGCCAATTTTAATTGGGCTTTTAAATCGTAATCAAGAACAATGTTATTCCACAGATAGTCAATCAGATGAAAAATAATGGGCTCCTGAAATCTTTCTATTTTCCCGGATGGATCAAACATTAGCCATTTTCCATCAATCCAAGCTTCAACCCATAGATGAGCATCGGACGCTCTAATTATGTAGTAACCTCCAAAGGTATTGTATGTTCCTCCTTTAAATCCTCCAACAACTCTTGATGGAATACCTTTAATTCTCAACATTAAAGCCATAGCTGTAGCAAAGTATTCACAATTCCCTTTCTTTTTATTGAATAAAAACTCTTCTACAGGATTTTCTCCACCAGGAAGGTCTTTGAGAGAATATTGATATTCACTTAAAAATTTTAATATGCTTAATGCTATCTTTTCTTTAGTTAAAGATTGATTTGTGATTTCATGAGTTAGATCTATAATTTTTTTTGAGATGTTTTTAGGAATATCAAGATATGCAGATGTGACAGAGAATTCTTTTATTTCATGGTTTATGTAAGATGTGGCAGTATATTTGATTGTTTTTTCAGATTGAGAATTCATTCTGTAAACTCCTGGATATTCCTGATAAATATTAGGCAAATAAACTTTTAATGGGTAATCAAGTGTTGGGATATATTGTTCTGTGAGTGGCTCTAATATTACAGTGTAGTTTACTTTCTCTCCATTGATGATTGCCTTGTCTTTTTCTGAGATTTTTTTATACCACTTTTTTCCATCAAAGGTATCAAATACGATGACCCGCCAGTAAAGTTCCTGAGAAAGTTTTTCCATTTTTACTCTCATCACCACTGTTTTGTCTTCCTGTATCTCACTTACAGAACCAAGATTTACAACAGAAGAAAATCCTGTTTTTGACTTACTGAAACCAATATCCATAAGTGGAACAGGGCTTCTTGGTAAAATAATAAAAAATAATGCACTCAAAGGAATTGAGAGAATCGATATAAAGATGGCGATTTTAAAGAGATTTACTACTCTCTCAAAATTTATGAATTCCTCTTTAATCTCCCTCATATAGGTTAAAATCAAAACTGAAAAAATTGTTAAAACTAACATCAGAACAACTCTTATTAGAAATACCCAGGATATGTTAAAAAGTGAATAACCTCCAAGTAAAAGTAAAGAAATAAGATAAATTTGTAAGTATTCTCTGGAGCTTTTTTTACCAAGAAATCTTATTGCAAGAATCAGAGTGAGAGCTTCTATGGATGATAAAAGGATATCCTCTAAGGAGTAGTTTAAAAACGGCATAAAAATAAAGCCAATTGACACTAAATTGAGGAGCCATACTGGTAAAAAAATTTTTTTGATATGTAAAAATATAGAAACAGCAATCAACAAGAGGAATATTAAATTCACATAAAAAGAAATATATTTAATTATTGCTGTGAAAGGTATCATAGCAATTAATATGCTGATGATAAATATAATATTTTGAGCTTTACTCTGATTTATAAAATGCAAGAGCATAAAGCATTCTCCTTAAGTGAGCCTGTCCTGTTTCTGGAGGATAAAATTCTTTGTCAAGATTTAACCCTACAGGATTTCCTCTTTTTATGAGTTCAATGAGTGCATAGGTTGTCTTGCTAAGCTTTTCTTCTATGTTACCTGAAAAATCATTCAGATTTAAAACTATTGGAGTTCCTACCGGAGGTGAAAATTCTTTCACTTTTATTAAAGATGTTTTAGCTGTTGCCTTCCAGTGTATGTATTTTAGAGGATCTCCATAAGTATAACCTCTTACTCCAACGAGTTCACCTTCATATGATTTACCCCTTGAAATATTTGAATCTATTTTTGTTTTACCTTCTGATAAAAAATGAGATAAATCACATTTTAGAGGATATGGAAATATGGTGATTTCTAAGTTAATTGGTATTCTTTTTGTTCTTCTGAAAAAATAAAAAGGAAAATAAGAGGAAATAATGACTTCCTTGAGAATGTATCTGCCTCTGTGGGGAAATG
The nucleotide sequence above comes from Thermodesulfovibrio aggregans. Encoded proteins:
- a CDS encoding RelA/SpoT family protein, with protein sequence MLTIDDLIKKVLKYRPNANVELIRKAYIFSREAHCAQKRKEGIPYIYHPLAVADILADMRLDSTTIAAGLLHDTVEDAEMTIDDISEMFNPDVAFLVDAVTKLSKLQFSTLEEAQAENFRKMFLAMSKDIRVILIKFADRLHNMRTIEFLPLEKQKRIAKETLEIYAPLANRLGIGWMRSEFEDLSFKVLYPDEYNDLVQKVAKRKEDQQAYIDSVIKILSEKIKEMNIPFKIFGRVKHYYGIYQKMVKQKISFEQVYDVIGIRIITDTVPHCYDILGIIHSLWTLIPGRFKDFISLPKSNYYQSLHTTVIGPGGERVEFQIRTEEMDIIAEEGIAAHWRYKERKDLTEREAKLVSWLRDLIKEISDPKELLDAVKAEVVPDTIYVFTPKGDVKELPVGSTPVDFAYAIHSEVGAKCAGAKVNGRIVPLNYQLQSGDVVEIITSPHQKPRKDWLQFVVTQRARNRIKHFLRQEERQQGIDIGKQLLEAELRKSGIQPSILKNEKIEEVLQAFSVQSLEDLYLLIGHGKISVHQVVNRLSPEISQEEFVLPRKKTHRKDQRQFISLRGVDEVLYHIAKCCMPVPGDEIIGFITRGKGISVHRKDCVNVKHMEPDRLIEVFWTADDTSKVQTKISIECIDKPGILATLTGLLSANQVNITQVKANSTSDKRALIDFTIEVKDRVHLSDIINKIYQISEVLSVKR
- a CDS encoding L-threonylcarbamoyladenylate synthase, with product MKLADATKVNIKKVLEILENDGIIIYPTETLYGIGARFDSQIALKKIFEIKKRPKEKSFPLIVNLKNLNLVVESIPKEAQDLIEKFWPGPLTLLLPAKKNLPEEITKDGKVAVRMPGDSFALRLIKESSFPITATSANLSGLPPADCIDTVVEYFKETPVDLIIDGGKLPGIPSTIVDVTVKPPKVIRKGAIELSFDR
- a CDS encoding transglutaminase family protein — encoded protein: MLLHFINQSKAQNIIFIISILIAMIPFTAIIKYISFYVNLIFLLLIAVSIFLHIKKIFLPVWLLNLVSIGFIFMPFLNYSLEDILLSSIEALTLILAIRFLGKKSSREYLQIYLISLLLLGGYSLFNISWVFLIRVVLMLVLTIFSVLILTYMREIKEEFINFERVVNLFKIAIFISILSIPLSALFFIILPRSPVPLMDIGFSKSKTGFSSVVNLGSVSEIQEDKTVVMRVKMEKLSQELYWRVIVFDTFDGKKWYKKISEKDKAIINGEKVNYTVILEPLTEQYIPTLDYPLKVYLPNIYQEYPGVYRMNSQSEKTIKYTATSYINHEIKEFSVTSAYLDIPKNISKKIIDLTHEITNQSLTKEKIALSILKFLSEYQYSLKDLPGGENPVEEFLFNKKKGNCEYFATAMALMLRIKGIPSRVVGGFKGGTYNTFGGYYIIRASDAHLWVEAWIDGKWLMFDPSGKIERFQEPIIFHLIDYLWNNIVLDYDLKAQLKLAKSIKVPQIKIFPLIFLIPLIALILFGFFRIYHHFKRKRSLLYKFFDIMKKYGFERKRYQGLEEFIATIDNPEIRLQAEKFVKEYEKIYFRDREITKEELKKLKVLLEKLNETCRCYKSKY
- a CDS encoding DUF58 domain-containing protein — translated: MISFLLSIMALSGILAFLNLNNIEFTILPPDDIFALKPAAFKIKAKNRYFFWTFILRVKILDSEIVIPYLKEKETFIINLTFPHRGRYILKEVIISSYFPFYFFRRTKRIPINLEITIFPYPLKCDLSHFLSEGKTKIDSNISRGKSYEGELVGVRGYTYGDPLKYIHWKATAKTSLIKVKEFSPPVGTPIVLNLNDFSGNIEEKLSKTTYALIELIKRGNPVGLNLDKEFYPPETGQAHLRRMLYALAFYKSE
- the murA gene encoding UDP-N-acetylglucosamine 1-carboxyvinyltransferase, whose protein sequence is MDKLLIFGGTSLKGSVTISGAKNAALPIMASTLLAQGVHTLKKIPKLRDVFTMTELIKRMGGIVEFNEVCRIDTTKINRFEASYDLVKTMRASILVLGPLVARFGRAKVSLPGGCAIGARPVNLHIMGLEKMGAKISLEEGYIIAKATRLKGTKIYFDIPTVTGTENLMMAATLAKGTTVLENAAKEPEIVDLANYLKLMGAKIEGAGTSIITIEGVDELIPFQDYEIIPDRIETGTFIAIAGASGGDITLKGCRIDHIDAIMVKMKDAGVSFKQTKEGLRVIGPKRPEAVDIKTMPYPGFPTDMQAQFMAMMTIANGTSVIKETIFENRFMHVAELRRMGADITVEGNTATVRGVKKLKGAPVMATDLRASASLVIAGLIAEGETIIDRIYHLDRGYEELDKKLIQLGAKIKRIK